A stretch of the Nakaseomyces glabratus chromosome L, complete sequence genome encodes the following:
- a CDS encoding uncharacterized protein (CAGL0L06644g~Protein of unknown function), producing the protein MSLFGSLTLLLVSEEQQVKRWAQVIRDDSRDATILSKRQIDDPGLDVFPLQRDDIHNIGADILTYQTIDFVITDTTDFEEYSQLAFLYMVPVVTPEWLYKCIEEKRVIPQVHKYSPDARHILRYCQLYISPFTIDSSERQFLEDITQTLGGITQNFISDKTTHIVIKTFDDPLVKEMDDNVILKEVLNPTMKIVSYQWLLDCFKTVSWANEIKYSSPGPYMSITCNNSNPLSPVFQNISIHLSDSIPGDIRQFLSEFVRSNGGSTVTAEDKESYRIIDYQDTPTDDQNSFTITWLFYQWSLDKFDDCLRLQRTNRLLYGHNGGNNDTDTSKTKVSYTCFLGMRRWYIHRMLEWLGYTCSSCVTSDTSLLIVNELADRLGPNGSLMPKVQLYEGEKLTTQFVLASLERNPLLSTLNGSSAETENPSDRYTEYRYVHRSLLPSRSLHKRASTMGSLEVVPTDKAVVSSNAVPGSVPGSVLGATDAQQEGTQLDTQVETADDVIITKHRTKRRIIPDSNESRSATTSATASATASATASATASATASATTSTIPSTIASVSTSGHASQNGSSGPEDTEESYSSFNSIDQLGDREDNRPTKRSKRSKMPERSLNKMYDIRAVCTNCLKTLSARDKKVLSQLGIDIRDTLSDDINTIVAPRRVKTEKFLKALALPTLAHVITPGFVERVLKLHKAEKLHEAPQLKLGQYQLSDIPMGVNNRNGLFQKFGIYTINLVNDIPVGTNQIRSILEYHGLTTNILPSRFSLEDLKAQGMDHKIRYILVAHRASQVHRLSKLVDNRPVLAVQWDWLVNCMFTGQVLLTGNAEGILRYTA; encoded by the coding sequence ATGAGCTTATTTGGGTCATTGACGTTGCTCCTTGTATCCGAAGAGCAGCAAGTGAAACGATGGGCTCAAGTGATCAGAGATGACTCTCGGGATGCTACGATATTGTCCAAGAGACAGATAGACGATCCTGGGTTAGACGTTTTCCCTTTACAGCGAGATGACATTCACAACATAGGTGCAGATATCCTAACTTATCAAACCATTGATTTTGTCATCACGGACACAACTGATTTTGAGGAGTATTCTCAATTAGCCTTCTTGTATATGGTGCCCGTTGTCACCCCCGAATGGCTATACAAATGCATTGAGGAGAAACGTGTCATTCCACAGGTGCATAAGTATAGTCCCGATGCCAGACATATACTCCGATACTGCcaattatatatatcgCCATTTACCATCGACAGTTCCGAACGACAGTTTTTAGAGGACATCACGCAGACGTTGGGCGGCATTACACAGAACTTCATTAGTGACAAGACTACACACATAGTCATCAAGACGTTCGATGACCCCTTAGTAAAAGAGATGGATGACAATGTCATACTGAAAGAGGTCTTGAACCCCACCATGAAGATTGTCAGTTACCAATGGTTACTCGACTGTTTCAAGACTGTTAGTTGGGCCAATGAGATAAAATACTCTAGCCCAGGCCCATATATGTCAATAACCTGTAACAATAGTAATCCACTGTCTCCAGTGTTCCAGAACATATCGATTCATCTATCCGATAGCATACCTGGGGACATACGCCAGTTTCTATCCGAGTTCGTACGATCAAATGGCGGCAGTACCGTCACTGCGGAAGACAAGGAAAGTTATAGAATTATAGACTACCAGGACACCCCTACTGACGACCAAAACAGCTTCACCATTACATGGTTATTCTACCAATGGTCATTGGACAAATTCGATGATTGTCTGCGATTACAAAGAACCAATCGATTATTATATGGACACAATGGCGGCAACAACGATACCGACACATCCAAGACAAAGGTGAGTTATACATGTTTCCTAGGCATGCGCAGGTGGTATATACATCGCATGCTAGAATGGTTGGGCTATACATGTTCATCCTGTGTCACGTCGGATACGTCATTGCTGATTGTAAACGAGCTGGCGGATAGACTCGGTCCGAACGGCTCGCTTATGCCGAAAGTACAATTATACGAGGGAGAGAAGCTCACTACTCAATTCGTTTTAGCAAGCCTTGAGCGAAACCCATTATTGTCCACATTGAACGGCAGCAGTGCCGAAACTGAAAATCCAAGTGACAGGTACACTGAATATCGATATGTGCATCGGAGTTTACTGCCCAGCCGTTCTTTACACAAACGAGCGAGCACAATGGGGTCTCTTGAAGTAGTGCCCACAGACAAGGCTGTGGTTTCATCGAATGCAGTTCCGGGCTCTGTTCCGGGCTCGGTTTTGGGTGCGACGGATGCTCAACAAGAAGGAACGCAGCTAGATACTCAGGTAGAGACAGCAGATGATGTAATAATCACTAAACACAGGACCAAGAGAAGGATCATTCCTGATTCAAATGAAAGCCGCAGCGCAACTACAAGTGCTACTGCAAGTGCTACTGCAAGTGCTACTGCAAGTGCTACTGCAAGTGCTACTGCAAGTGCTACTACGAGTACCATTCCAAGCACCATTGCAAGTGTCTCTACTAGTGGGCATGCCAGTCAAAACGGTAGTTCCGGCCCAGAAGATACCGAAGAATCTTATAGTTCTTTCAATTCCATTGATCAATTAGGGGACAGGGAGGACAATCGTCCGACTAAGAGATCTAAGAGATCTAAAATGCCTGAGAGATCACTGAACAAAATGTATGACATACGTGCGGTGTGCACGAACTGTCTCAAGACACTAAGCGCTCGCGATAAGAAGGTGCTTAGTCAGCTTGGGATTGATATACGAGACACGTTGAGCGATGATATCAACACAATTGTAGCACCCCGTCGGGTTAAAACCgaaaagtttttgaaagcGCTTGCGCTGCCCACACTGGCGCATGTCATCACCCCTGGTTTCGTTGAGCGAGTGTTGAAACTGCACAAAGCTGAAAAACTACACGAGGCACCCCAACTTAAACTTGGCCAGTACCAATTGAGCGATATACCCATGGGTGTCAACAATAGAAACGGGCTGTTTCAGAAATTTGGGATATACACGATAAACCTAGTAAACGATATCCCCGTGGGGACAAACCAGATCAGATCAATACTAGAGTACCACGGTCTCACCACCAATATCTTACCGTCTCGTTTTTCCCTCGAAGACCTGAAAGCTCAAGGAATGGACCATAAGATCAGGTACATCCTGGTGGCCCATAGAGCCTCGCAAGTACACCGACTATCAAAACTAGTTGACAACCGACCCGTGCTTGCGGTACAATGGGACTGGCTTGTCAACTGTATGTTTACGGGACAAGTGTTGCTAACCGGTAATGCCGAGGGAATACTCCGGTACACTGCTTAG
- the YHB1 gene encoding flavohemoglobin (CAGL0L06666g~Putative flavohemoglobin, involved in nitric oxide detoxification): MLSEQTRTIIKATVPVLEKQGTQITKCFYGHMLTEHEELLNIFNRTNQKIGAQPTALATTVLAAAKHIDNLAALLPHVEQIGHKHRALQILPEHYPIVGKYLLIAIKEVLGDVATPEIITAWGEAYQEIADVFISVEAKMYKEAAWPGWKQFEVVGKDKVAEDIYEFTVKPTGDSGVDLAKLPIIPGQYITVNSHPVRQDNKYDALRHYSICSADTTNGLKFAVKLQTSTNNPDGLVSEFLHKDVKVGDVLKLSAPAGDFAVNKDLINQNDIPLVLLSSGVGVTPIVSMLEAQVKENPSRPIVWIQSAYNEPHVAFKNHVDNLLKQAKDAKKVVVLTDSQPRIDDKFLKENVPAHADVYICGSLNFMQSMIDHFQVLEHKNDMIHYEPFGPKMSTVKV; the protein is encoded by the coding sequence ATGCTATCTGAACAAACCCGTACCATCATCAAGGCCACTGTTCCAGTGCTAGAGAAGCAAGGTACTCAAATTACCAAGTGTTTCTACGGTCACATGTTGACTGAACACGAAGAGCTACTAAACATCTTCAACAGAACTAACCAAAAGATCGGTGCTCAGCCAACTGCTTTGGCTACCACCGTTCTAGCTGCTGCCAAGCACATTGACAACTTGGCCGCTTTGCTACCTCACGTTGAACAAATCGGTCACAAGCACAGAGCTTTGCAAATCTTGCCAGAACACTACCCAATTGTCGGTAAGTACCTATTGATCGCCATCAAGGAAGTCCTAGGTGACGTTGCTACTCCAGAAATCATTACTGCCTGGGGTGAAGCCTACCAAGAAATCGCCGATGTCTTCATCAGCGTTGAAGCTAAGATGTACAAAGAAGCTGCTTGGCCAGGTTGGAAGCAATTTGAAGTCGTTGGTAAGGACAAGGTTGCTGAAGACATCTACGAATTTACCGTCAAGCCAACTGGCGACTCTGGTGTCGATCTAGCTAAATTGCCAATCATCCCAGGTCAATACATTACCGTTAACTCACACCCAGTTAGACAAGACAACAAGTACGATGCTTTGCGTCACTACTCTATCTGCTCCGCTGACACTACTAACGGTTTGAAGTTCGCTGTCAAGTTGCAAACCTCTACTAACAACCCAGACGGTTTGGTCTCCGAATTTTTGCATAAGGATGTCAAGGTCGGTGATGTCTTGAAGTTGAGTGCTCCAGCTGGTGACTTCGCTGTCAACAAGGACTTGATCAACCAAAACGACATCCCATTGGTCTTGTTGTCCTCTGGTGTTGGTGTCACTCCAATTGTATCTATGTTGGAAGCTCAAGTCAAGGAAAACCCAAGCAGACCAATTGTCTGGATCCAATCCGCTTACAACGAGCCACATGTGGCTTTCAAGAACCATGTCGACAACTTGTTGAAGCAAGCTAAGGACGCAAAGAAGGTTGTTGTCTTGACTGACAGCCAACCACGTATCGACGACAAGTTCTTGAAGGAGAATGTCCCAGCACACGCTGACGTCTACATCTGTGGTTCTTTGAACTTCATGCAATCTATGATTGACCACTTCCAAGTCTTGGAACACAAAAACGATATGATTCACTACGAACCATTCGGTCCAAAGATGTCCACCGTTAAGGTTTAA
- a CDS encoding uncharacterized protein (CAGL0L06688g~Protein of unknown function) yields MPRKAGDDYSKLNDDCCELAKNNMLHDDESNYYGRTNTPDENSFVTANEDSCNESSGMLGGIENDNNTNRNNNKSNSSTLFTDSFRNWFLGKGNDNSEVNTRQVKDIGADSTTIHETNNPNTIRRGIKNFLRIVDVGYEKDSIESQKLLRTSRIGWKLGSKMEDHHTNENFDDQSTKSDKLKMIKNEGRVNVKRLNDELEGYWNVQNNSSASNLQDSLTSSSESSSTEQVSTIRRTLSKVLHPLCTNNELLIEKARNHKMSADSRKEFDNTGVNKPVDSTSLSRVSVSSCILRNDNNQNSYDKDLMKRKLNGSLTAGVTGCATLKGEISDQQLNSHNGIDTGSQNAVISSEDDNISKYKTIRLKDMRISDPKQSYSKNIYKLRSKNVKRVDETDVNPYKFVFNSPNQYNLDGEQIDNIQLPMEAACYHNFKECLEILQAKTLPTLITLSIEEFSIRILELVKINFNEFDNVSGNINDGKQPGASTGKGECISDEIQQLKEDNFQLSTKLKTANFDLETLKTKLEDLEKKQDFKVKLNDLKSSRSGIHERNLQIINMSKRLKVTSIVSEHLISLLGELVDIIRFDLQSSNYNFLTNSLTEILSVVSLKDTTNLNMETWNLRLTYIINYYLASFRDLIEAMVRQNAGNENAVSFMSSALHQLRLENEKIKRRGGLMQKKQTRSSITT; encoded by the coding sequence ATGCCGCGTAAAGCTGGAGACGATTATAGTAAATTAAATGACGACTGCTGTGAATTAGCTAAAAACAACATGTTGCATGATGATGAGTCTAATTATTATGGAAGAACTAACACACCAGATGAGAATAGTTTCGTAACCGCCAATGAAGATTCGTGCAATGAAAGTTCTGGGATGCTAGGCGGAATAGagaatgataataataccaataggaataataataaaagtaATAGCTCAACTCTATTTACTGACTCTTTCAGGAATTGGTTTCTAGGGAAGGGCAACGATAATTCAGAAGTAAATACAAGACAAGTTAAGGATATCGGTGCTGATTCTACTACAATTCATGAAACTAATAATCCAAATACGATAAGGAGAGGAATTAAAAACTTTTTGAGAATAGTTGATGTCGGTTATGAAAAGGATTCTATAGAGAGTCAGAAATTACTTCGAACGTCACGTATTGGGTGGAAACTCGGTTCCAAGATGGAAGATCATCACACtaatgaaaattttgatgaCCAGAGTACGAAATCAGATAAATTAAAGATGATTAAGAATGAAGGCAGAGTAAATGTTAAAAGATTAAATGACGAGTTGGAAGGGTACTGGAACGTACAAAACAATAGTAGTGCTTCAAATTTACAAGATTCACTTACTTCAAGCAGTGAATCTAGTTCAACTGAGCAAGTAAGCACCATTAGGCGTACATTATCAAAAGTTTTACATCCTTTGTGTACCAACAATGAACTTTTGATTGAAAAAGCACGCAATCATAAAATGTCAGCCGATAGTAGGAAGGAATTTGACAATACTGGTGTTAATAAGCCAGTGGATAGCACTAGCTTGTCAAGGGTATCGGTTAGCTCTTGCATTTTGAGGAATGACAACAATCAAAATTCTTATGATAAAGatttaatgaaaagaaaattaaatGGGTCTCTCACTGCTGGTGTAACTGGTTGTGCAACTTTGAAAGGTGAAATTAGTGATCAGCAATTGAACTCGCATAATGGAATTGATACTGGTTCTCAAAATGCGGTAATTTCGTCGGAGGATGATAACATATCCAAATATAAAACTATTCGTTTAAAGGATATGCGCATATCAGATCCTAAACAAAGCTATTcgaaaaatatatataagctGCGGTCTAAGAATGTCAAGAGAGTGGATGAAACTGATGTGAACCCATATAAATTTGTTTTCAACTCGCCTAATCAGTACAATCTGGATGGAGAGCAAATTGATAACATTCAGTTACCAATGGAAGCTGCATGTTATCATAATTTTAAGGAATGCCTCGAGATCCTACAAGCTAAAACATTACCAACGCTAATCACTTTGTCGATTGAGGAGTTTAGTATTCGTATACTTGAACTGGTTAAGATCAATTTTaatgaatttgataatGTTAGTGGTAATATAAATGATGGCAAACAACCTGGAGCAAGTACCGGGAAAGGTGAATGTATATCAGATGAAATTcaacaattgaaagagGATAACTTTCAGTTATCAACTAAACTGAAAACTGCTAACTTTGATTTGGAGACTTTAAAAACCAAGTTGGAAGATCTTGAAAAGAAGCAAGACTTTAAGGTTAAACTAAATGATTTGAAATCTTCTCGCTCCGGTATACATGAACGCAACCTacaaataattaatatgAGCAAAAGATTGAAAGTTACAAGTATTGTTTCTGAACATCTTATTTCATTGCTTGGAGAACTAGTTGATATAATTCGCTTTGATTTGCAGTCTTCAAATTATAACTTTCTTACTAATAGTTTAACTGAAATACTTAGTGTAGTTTCCCTGAAGGATACGACAAATTTGAATATGGAAACATGGAATTTACGACTGACCTACATAATCAACTATTATCTAGCTAGCTTTAGAGACTTGATTGAAGCTATGGTAAGACAAAATGCTGGTAATGAGAATGCAGTATCCTTTATGTCAAGTGCATTGCATCAACTACGtctagaaaatgaaaaaataaagaggAGAGGCGGGCTGATGCAGAAAAAGCAAACCAGGTCAAGCATAACAACTTAA
- a CDS encoding PQ-loop repeat-containing protein (CAGL0L06710g~Ortholog(s) have basic amino acid transmembrane transporter activity and role in basic amino acid transmembrane export from vacuole, regulation of induction of conjugation upon nitrogen starvation), translated as MHLEPIELNRRTVSEIAGSISIACWVVVFAPQIYENFRRKSSDGLSLMFIILWLIGDIFNIVGAIMQNLLPTMIILAAYYTVADIILWFQCIWYNKNNANKKPSLNRTNNTTHINSTNIQSKITSNSENDTNDGDIVENTTECEPMLTGDSIEHHSSAMRRHADTPTKTPEMEDIESRTTKAKKKENYINDLFIVTVVMFAGFLSWYISYCNNTDSRKSPKTPPSLGDSEKMNILAQIFGYLSAVLYLGSRIPQILLNFKRKSCEGVSLLFFLFACLGNINFILSVLAVSVSKKYLLVNASWLIGSAGTLLLDMTIFAQFFIYTHSKDS; from the coding sequence ATGCACTTGGAGCCTATTGAATTGAATAGGAGGACTGTCAGCGAGATAGCAGGTTCTATATCTATTGCCTGTTGGGTAGTTGTATTTGCGCCACAGATATATGAGAATTTTCGAAGAAAATCAAGTGATGGACTTTCACTGATGTTTATAATTCTATGGCTGATTGGAGATATCTTTAATATCGTGGGTGCAATAATGCAAAACTTGCTGCCCACTATGATTATTCTTGCAGCATACTATACTGTTGCTGATATCATACTATGGTTTCAGTGCATATGgtataacaaaaataatgcCAACAAAAAGCCCTCCCTGAATAGGACTAACAACACAACACATATAAACTCTACAAACATTCAAAGCAAGATTACTTCAAACTCGGAAAATGACACAAACGATGGAGATATTGTTGAGAATACTACTGAATGTGAGCCTATGTTAACTGGAGATTCTATCGAACATCATTCCAGTGCTATGAGAAGGCATGCTGATACTCCAACAAAAACACCGGAAATGGAAGATATAGAGAGTAGAACTACTAAGgctaagaagaaagaaaactatATTAATGATCTTTTTATAGTTACTGTCGTCATGTTTGCTGGGTTTCTATCGTGGTATATATCCTACTGTAACAATACAGATAGCAGGAAGTCGCCCAAGACACCACCCTCTCTTGGTGATTCAGAAAAGATGAATATCTTAGCCCAAATATTCGGGTACCTAAGTGCGGTTCTCTATCTAGGATCGCGTATACCTCAAATATTACTGAACTTCAAAAGAAAGTCTTGTGAAGGTGTGTCACTACtgtttttcttatttgCATGTTTGGGGAAcataaatttcattttgtcCGTTTTAGCGGTGTCGGTAAGCaaaaaatatcttttgGTTAATGCTTCATGGCTAATTGGAAGCGCAGGTACTCTTTTGCTTGATATGACTATATTTGCCCAATTCTTTATCTACACTCATAGCAAAGATTCATGA
- the MRPS9 gene encoding mitochondrial 37S ribosomal protein uS9m (CAGL0L06732g~Ortholog(s) have structural constituent of ribosome activity, role in aerobic respiration and mitochondrial small ribosomal subunit localization), whose translation MWMRVNRMLGNVSVRQFSNVRLVAQEYSMRVQQARNRIVPKSLTFYSANPLHEEKISRLESLLKKYALPSSQKLPGADISAEENLKQNPRPSWISFSDYALIGGGTRLKPRHYEHFIQLLNKLNNIDPQLVNTEIKNELSKYIKKSSIQSQKTQQKELDEFGRSVAIGKRKAATAKVYLVRGEGKILVNGRQLNDYFLKMKDRESIAYPLQVVDSLGKYNVFATCRGGGPTGQAEAIMHAIAKALLVFNPLLKPRLRKAGVITRDYRHVERKKPGKKKARKMPTWVKR comes from the coding sequence ATGTGGATGAGAGTGAACCGGATGCTGGGAAATGTGTCTGTGAGGCAGTTTTCCAATGTCAGGTTGGTTGCTCAGGAGTATAGTATGCGTGTGCAGCAAGCTCGCAATAGAATTGTACCCAAATCACTGACTTTCTACTCTGCGAACCCGTTACATGAGGAGAAGATATCGCGACTTGAGAGtcttttgaagaagtatGCTTTACCTTCCAGTCAGAAACTGCCCGGAGCTGATATTTCTGCCGAGGAGAATTTGAAGCAGAACCCTAGACCTTCGTGGATTTCGTTTTCGGATTATGCGCTGATTGGTGGTGGTACTAGACTGAAGCCGCGTCATTACGAACATTTTATTCAACTGTTGAACAAgttaaataatattgacCCTCAACTTGTCAACACAGAGATCAAGAATGAACTTTCTAAATATATTAAGAAGTCGAGTATTCAATCCCAGAAAACGCAACAAAAGGAGTTAGACGAGTTTGGTAGAAGTGTCGCCATCGGTAAGAGGAAAGCAGCCACGGCCAAAGTCTACCTTGTTAGAGGAGAAGGTAAGATTCTAGTCAACGGTAGACAACTCAATGACTATTTCCTCAAGATGAAAGACAGAGAATCCATTGCTTATCCTTTACAAGTGGTTGACTCATTAGGGAAATATAATGTGTTTGCAACATGCCGAGGAGGTGGACCTACGGGACAAGCTGAAGCCATAATGCATGCCATTGCCAAGGCCCTCCTTGTATTCAATCCTTTGTTGAAGCCCAGACTGAGGAAAGCCGGAGTTATTACCAGAGACTACAGACACGTTGAGAGAAAGAAACCAGGTAAGAAGAAGGCCAGAAAGATGCCTACTTGGGTCAAGAGATGA
- the SUP45 gene encoding translation termination factor eRF1 (CAGL0L06754g~Ortholog(s) have translation release factor activity, codon specific activity and role in DNA-templated transcription, termination, asexual sporulation resulting in formation of a cellular spore, cytoplasmic translational termination), which yields MDTDAEKNIEIWKVKKLVRSLEQARGNGTSMISLVIPPKGQIPLVQKMLTEEYGTASNIKSRVNRLSVLSAITSTQQKLKLYNSLPPNGLVLYCGDIITEDGKEKKVTFDIEPYKPINTSLYLCDNKFHTEVLSELLEADDKFGFIVMDGQGALFGLLQGNTRSVLHKFTVDLPKKHGRGGQSAVRFARLREEKRHNYVRKVAEVAVQNFITNDKVNVKGLILAGSADFKTDLAKSELFDQRLAAKVVQIVDISYGGENGFNQAIELSADALANVKFVQEKKLLDEYFDEISQDTGKFCYGIDDTLKALDLGAVEKLIVFENLETIRYTFKDSEDNEVIRFAEPKAKDKSYAVDKATGQEMEVVTEQPLIEWLAENYKNFGAALEFITDKSQEGSQFVTGFGGIGALLRYKVNFEQLVDESEDEYYDDDEVESDYDFI from the coding sequence ATGGATACTGACGCTGAGAAGAATATTGAAATCTGGAAGGTGAAGAAGCTAGTTAGGTCTTTGGAGCAGGCCAGAGGTAATGGTACTTCTATGATTTCTTTGGTTATCCCACCAAAGGGTCAAATTCCGCTAGTGCAGAAAATGTTGACTGAAGAATATGGTACTGCTTCTAACATCAAGTCTCGTGTGAATCGTCTATCTGTGTTGTCTGCCATTACATCTACACAACAGAAGTTGAAGCTTTACAACAGTTTGCCACCAAATGGTCTTGTGTTGTACTGTGGTGACATTATTACAGAAGATGGTAAGGAAAAGAAGGTTACATTTGACATTGAGCCATACAAGCCTATCAACACATCTCTATACCTGTGTGACAACAAGTTCCACACTGAAGTGCTGTCTGAACTGTTAGAGGCTGATGACAAGTTTGGTTTCATTGTCATGGATGGTCAAGGTGCTCTGTTCGGTCTGCTGCAAGGTAACACTAGATCCGTTCTACATAAGTTTACTGTCGACTTGCCAAAGAAGCACGGTAGAGGTGGTCAATCTGCCGTCCGTTTCGCCCGTTTgagagaagaaaagagacATAACTACGTTAGAAAAGTCGCTGAAGTCGCAGTACAGAACTTCATCACTAACGATAAAGTTAACGTAAAGGGTTTAATCTTGGCAGGTTCCGCAGATTTCAAGACCGACTTGGCTAAATCTGAACTATTTGACCAAAGATTGGCCGCTAAAGTTGTTCAAATCGTGGATATCTCCTACGGTGGTGAAAACGGTTTCAACCAAGCCATTGAATTGTCCGCTGATGCTTTGGCCAACGTTAAGTTCGtgcaagaaaagaaactgcTGGATGAATATTTCGACGAGATCTCCCAAGATACTGGTAAGTTCTGTTACGGTATTGACGACACCTTGAAAGCTCTTGACCTAGGTGCTGTGGAAAAGTTGATTGTTTTCGAAAACTTAGAGACTATTAGATACACTTTCAAGGATTCAGAGGACAATGAAGTTATTAGATTCGCTGAGCCAAAGGCCAAGGATAAGTCATACGCTGTGGACAAAGCGACCGGCCAAGAAATGGAAGTTGTTACTGAACAACCTCTAATTGAATGGTTAGCTGAAAATTACAAGAACTTCGGTGCTGCTCTAGAATTCATCACTGATAAGTCTCAAGAAGGTTCCCAATTCGTTACTGGTTTTGGTGGTATTGGTGCTCTTCTACGTTATAAGGTCAACTTCGAACAACTTGTCGATGAATCAGAAGACGAGTattatgatgatgatgaagttgaGTCTGACTATGACTTTATCTAA